The Sporomusa termitida genome has a window encoding:
- the whiA gene encoding DNA-binding protein WhiA: protein MSFSAEVKNELARIIGEQSCCLAAELAALIRMGGSMAIGGNNNLGINFSSENAAVTRKVLSLIKRYSDVKTEVVVTRGRRLKKSNTYHVRVIPSPGVNDLLAALGIMGADGLNVQSDSSILRKVCCRRSYLRGAFLGGGSVNRPEGSYHLELVTGNAELAKSLVRIMKSLSLPGRMTDRKDDYIVYLKDGNAITAFLQIIGAHNALLLFENVRVVKDMRNQVNRLVNCETANLQKTVNAAVRQVDSISLIARHLGLDKLPPALREVAEARLAHREATLAELVEALEGRVGKSGINHRLRKLGEIAESLRSRLPAEAQEQNE from the coding sequence TTGTCGTTTTCTGCTGAAGTAAAAAATGAACTGGCTCGTATTATCGGCGAGCAAAGCTGCTGTTTAGCCGCTGAACTGGCGGCCTTGATCAGGATGGGTGGTTCGATGGCGATTGGCGGCAATAACAATCTGGGCATTAATTTCAGCAGTGAAAATGCTGCTGTCACCCGGAAGGTACTGAGTCTTATCAAACGGTATTCCGATGTAAAAACCGAGGTGGTGGTTACCCGTGGCCGGCGCCTCAAGAAGAGTAACACCTACCATGTCCGGGTTATTCCCTCACCGGGCGTTAATGATCTGCTGGCCGCTCTGGGGATCATGGGGGCGGACGGCCTGAATGTCCAGTCTGACAGCAGCATTCTCCGTAAAGTATGCTGCCGCCGGTCTTATCTGCGGGGCGCGTTTTTAGGCGGCGGCTCCGTTAACCGCCCGGAAGGATCCTACCACCTGGAACTGGTTACAGGCAATGCGGAACTGGCCAAGTCGCTGGTCAGAATTATGAAGTCTCTTAGCCTGCCGGGCCGGATGACGGACCGGAAGGACGACTACATAGTCTATCTTAAAGACGGCAATGCCATTACTGCTTTTCTCCAGATTATCGGCGCCCATAACGCTTTATTGCTGTTTGAGAATGTCCGGGTGGTCAAAGATATGCGCAATCAGGTAAACCGGCTTGTTAACTGTGAAACCGCTAATTTGCAGAAAACGGTTAATGCGGCTGTGCGCCAGGTGGACAGTATCAGCCTGATTGCCCGGCACCTGGGGTTAGACAAACTGCCGCCGGCGCTGCGGGAGGTCGCTGAGGCCCGGCTGGCACACCGCGAAGCCACCCTAGCGGAATTGGTGGAAGCCCTGGAAGGGCGGGTCGGCAAATCCGGGATCAATCACCGCCTGCGCAAACTGGGGGAGATTGCCGAGTCCCTGCGCAGCCGGCTGCCGGCAGAGGCGCAGGAGCAGAATGAGTAG
- a CDS encoding gluconeogenesis factor YvcK family protein, whose translation MHFLKWLYPGMKFKRWLLLFSAGVILVSLGLAIVFNYKYIGVVEEAIFRLFYLTTGNYYYAVTTVAGLTIVVLGMSIMLAATRQIIKSVISVLVPEGSDKLVEIIFEKRKLNRGPAIAVIGGGTGLSVLLRGIKSITSNITAIVTVGDDGGSSGRLRKDFGIIPPGDLRNCLVALADTEPLMEKLFQHRFGGSGELAGHSFGNLFIAAMTEIVGDVELALKESSKVLAVRGQVLPSSTEPVLLLAEMTDGTVVQGESQIPLSGKRIKRVAITPADVRPVKGAIEAIREADACILGPGSLYTSVIPNLLVNGVAEMLRESDAVKIYICNVMTQPGETDGYTASDHIKAIIDHAGPGSIDMAIVNVQEVAPELREFYAQRGAQPVVPDLDRIEAMGVKVVKANLISETNLVRHDPARLSRTIMSMVYDLKINSDRMRLLDYYIMAESIKKLKD comes from the coding sequence ATGCACTTTTTGAAATGGTTATATCCAGGGATGAAGTTTAAGCGCTGGCTGCTGCTGTTTTCGGCAGGCGTTATTTTAGTCAGTTTAGGTTTGGCCATTGTCTTTAACTATAAATATATCGGTGTGGTGGAAGAAGCTATTTTCCGCTTGTTTTACCTGACGACCGGCAACTATTATTATGCCGTTACTACCGTCGCCGGGCTTACTATTGTTGTTTTGGGCATGAGCATTATGCTGGCGGCCACGCGCCAGATTATCAAGTCCGTTATCAGTGTCCTGGTGCCGGAAGGGTCCGATAAGCTGGTTGAGATTATTTTTGAAAAACGCAAGCTCAACCGCGGGCCGGCGATTGCCGTCATTGGCGGCGGCACCGGTTTGTCGGTACTCCTGCGGGGGATTAAGAGTATTACCAGCAATATCACCGCCATCGTGACCGTCGGCGATGACGGCGGTTCATCAGGCCGGCTGCGTAAGGATTTTGGCATTATCCCGCCGGGGGACTTGCGCAATTGCCTGGTGGCGCTGGCCGATACCGAGCCCTTGATGGAGAAGCTGTTTCAGCACCGGTTTGGCGGCAGCGGCGAGTTGGCCGGTCATAGTTTTGGCAATTTATTTATCGCCGCTATGACTGAGATTGTTGGCGATGTTGAACTGGCGCTCAAAGAATCGAGCAAGGTACTGGCCGTGCGGGGGCAGGTCCTGCCTTCTTCGACTGAGCCGGTATTGCTGCTGGCGGAAATGACGGACGGCACCGTGGTGCAGGGAGAGTCGCAGATTCCGCTGTCCGGCAAACGCATAAAACGGGTAGCGATAACGCCGGCCGATGTCAGGCCGGTTAAAGGGGCTATTGAGGCGATTCGTGAGGCCGATGCCTGTATTTTAGGCCCCGGCAGTTTGTATACAAGTGTGATTCCAAATTTGTTGGTTAACGGCGTCGCCGAGATGCTGCGGGAAAGCGACGCTGTTAAGATTTATATTTGCAATGTGATGACCCAGCCGGGAGAAACCGACGGCTATACTGCTTCCGACCATATCAAGGCCATTATTGACCATGCCGGCCCGGGTTCGATCGACATGGCGATTGTTAATGTCCAGGAGGTGGCGCCGGAGCTGCGGGAGTTTTATGCCCAGCGGGGAGCGCAGCCGGTTGTGCCTGATCTGGACCGCATTGAAGCGATGGGCGTTAAGGTGGTTAAAGCCAATCTGATCAGTGAAACCAATCTGGTCCGTCATGATCCGGCCCGCCTGTCCCGTACCATCATGTCCATGGTCTATGACCTTAAGATCAATTCCGACCGGATGCGGCTGTTGGACTACTATATTATGGCCGAAAGCATTAAAAAGCTAAAGGACTGA